A stretch of DNA from Malus sylvestris chromosome 9, drMalSylv7.2, whole genome shotgun sequence:
aatggtttttataattttttctcccacactttaaatttggccAGAGTCCAAATAAGTAATTCACTTATAATTATAAACctgaagttctatttgcatattttcttattgcATATTTTTGTGTATATATTTGCGTTTGTCTGTAGGAACATATAAacttgaagttcataattatttcgaaacatgaagtttctaaaaacatgccttgtttgaaaacctgaagttttccttaaaaacatcacccatgaaaacccaaaGCTTTTTCATGTGAATtttaaccaatacatgtctattaaaACCTGAATGTTCTATTCTTATGTGAATGTATTAATtgttttctccattacactaaccacatcttgtccatctattttgtgataggaacatgtcaaatttgaacaaactcgacttcaccgctttagaGGTCTCTAGAATGAACTACCTTAAATGGGTcgaagatgtgaagctccacctcattgCAAAGAATTTGCGTCCCGCCATTGAAGATGAGATGGACAACCTAGTTGGCGAAGCTAAGAAAGTCattgccatgatcttcatccgaagacatattcatgacgcaatgcaaaccgagtaccttgctgaggatgATCCACGAGCACTAtaggtcgctttggctgatcgctttgatcaccaaaatgacattTTCTTGCCttaagcaagacatgactggcagcATTTGCGCTTCCAaaactttaagtctgtgaatgaatataattctgaagtttatcgAATCCGATCATTTCTCAAGTTttgtaatgaaactttgaccgaagaagatctcctggagaagacctattcgaccttctctgTTTTATTTAtcgctgaaaagcagaatcagctgttgatgaaaaatcatcaatctCGACCTACTAGGGCGACTGTTGTGCCTGAAGCATACTATAACACGAACCAAagcccaaaacgccaaaaaaGGCATGGTAGGGGCGGCCAAAAGCCACCTcgtcaaggtcaacagagccaaggcccatctaagggaggaaacaaagcctagAAACCCCctaacctcgctcccaaggccccaaacttcaagaataagggcaaagcacctgaaaccatggatgcgGATATGTGTTATCGATgtggttcaaatgaccattggtccAGTCTTTGTCGTACTCCCCAGaaggttgtagctgaatatcaATCTCGttataagaagtttgaatcaaattttgtgcaAGTGGACGACTGAAGAGTACCAAGATGGAAGTTTTTGACTTTCACGAGGTCATTACCCCTATGGAAgtttagaatcttagacataaactatttttctaaatttagacaatggggccgaattccacctatcAGCCGAATCACCCTTGTGTTTTtagttaattttgaacaattttcctttatgtttggattatttgttggtgatttgtttttggatattaagtttttaattaattaccatccttgaatacttaaaatgattttgaatggatatttgtttttagaacttttacacatgtgaccaattcaaattaattttttattctaggtatgactagtagGGAAATTAGTTGTCTggtagatagtgcaaccacgcacactgTTTTACGTGgatgcatctatttcactaacctcatacctaagaatgcacctctgacaacatGATCGAAGAATACGGTAAGACACATATattgttgtccaatggtacaattttgaccattgatgagACACTTTATTCTCCGCGTTCCgaaagaacgttgttgagttttaaggacattagagataataattaccacACTGAAACCTATATAGAAAACGGAATTGAATTTCTATGCATAACTttctacgaatatggccagaagcgtattctagagaagatgaagcgtatcccgagtggtctgtTTACTATAACCATACACTCCATAGAAAGTCACTATATGGCTTGCCCTACCTCTGGGACCgtgcacgaaattacactttggcatgattgtttgggacCCCTTGGACGAACAGCGATGTGCTGTATCCTCATATCATCACACAGGTATCCATTAACTCGACGTTTAGGTTCAATTCAAggaattgcatgtcaaacatgttcaatgggaaagcttattactaagtcttcttatgacaagattcgttcgaatcctcctatttttctataaagaattcagggggacatttgtggacctattcacCCTcaatgcggaccatttagatattttatgattttggttgaCGTTTCCACAtattggtcacacgtgtgcttgttgtccacaaggaacgttGTATTCttcaaactgttggctcaggttatcaagctcagggttCACCATCTTGATTATCCGATAAAAtctatttgattggataatgctggagaattcacatataaaacttttgatgactattgcatgtcggttggggttaaagttgaacatcatgtaccccatgttcacacctagaaaggcctggcagaggcattcattaagcgcttacaaatgattgctcgatcgttagTCATAAGTACCAAGCTCCCAATcactgcttggggccatgcaatattgcacgcagccatgttggtctgcctgaggcctgttgctaCCCAACCATATAGTGCCTTTCAGTTGGTTACCGGATATAAATCCAACATATCTCATCTGCgcatttttggttgtgcggtctatatGCCGATTTCGttgcccttacgtacaaaaataggGCCTCAACAAATGATGGGAATTTATGTCAAATATGATTCTcattcgattattcgttacttaaaACCTTTGACAgacgatctgtttaccgctcatTTCGCGGATTATCACTTCTATAAGACAGTCTTCtcatcgttagggggagataagaatatCAATGTTCCTGAAGAatgacgcgaattatcgtggatgactcccactttgtctcatttagattctcgcaccgctcagtctgaaactgaagtgcaatgcatattagatcttcagagcatgccagatgctttcaccatTCTAGCGCAAGTAACAAGGTCACATATTCCAGCTACAAATATGCCTGCAAAGAtgaatgtaccaaatgtacgacggacttccCTCATGGAGGCTCGGGATGCCAActttggtgatccacgtacattagcggctagccaatcatctgcccctacacaaaagttTGACAGACCACTTGGTTTAAAGGATTCACACCTTTGAAAAAGGAAACCCACGACACATGCACCTGAAGAACCTATCGTGAATCCGACTGTCTCTTACTCATTCTATCTAACTCATGaagaaattctagattacggaagcATCATTGAAAAGACGAATCCACCTCTTAAGAATCGTGATATtttggtctattatgctagcttaaatgatgatgtgtggtgtagaaatgagatgatcgttgatgatgcattagcatatgcagtagctactAAGATCATGTTAAGCAATGACTTTGAACCtcattccgttgatgaatgtcgacgtagaaccgATTAATCAAACtgaaaacaagcaatccaagtcgaactcaaTTCGTTTACGAAATGTAAAGGTTTAGACTTGTAGCTCATACTCTTTCACAAGTGAAGCTCGTTGGCTACACGTgagttttcgttcggaagcgtaatgaaaagaacgaaattgtgcgttacaaagctcgtcttgttgtgtaaggcttctcacaacgcatgaaacttattcacccgttatggatgtgactACTattcgctaccttatcagtttggtagtttctgaaaaattgAGTATACaactgatggacgtagtaactgcgtatctctatggggatcttgatacggaaatttatatgaaagttcccgaagaacttacattgactggatcaaatatttccaaatccCAGAACACACtttcaattcggctgaggcgttcactctacGATTTGAAGCAATctagaagaatgtggtataaccgtctgagtgagtatttgactagtcagggatatgtaaACAAGGAATAATgtccttgtgtgttcattaagaagtcacagtCCGGTTTTGCGATAGTTccagtttatgtcgatgacatgaaccttatTGGAACTCCTCAAGAGCTCGCGAGAATTGTTGCGCAGCTGAAGTTGGAATTTAAGATACAAGATTTAGGAAAGACTAGATACTGTCTTGGTCTCAAGATAGAGCACTGTTCGGAtagaatcttagtacatcaaacgaactacacccagaaggtgttacgCCGCTTTAATAAgtataaagcgaagccttcgagtactcttaTGGTCGTTCAATCGTTAGATACAAaatgagatcccttccgtctGAAAGAGGATggtgaagagattttggagtgGAAGTTTCTTATCTAAGTGTGATAAgagctttattgtacttagctcaatgcactaaacCCGACATTTCCTttgttgttaatcttttggcaagatacagtaatgcaccaacgCGCAGACACTagactggtgttaaagacattttccgctaCCTTAAAGGTACcatggatttgggcttgttctatccttACGAATCCTTGAGTGATGCTGCACCCCCCGCTTCTCAAGTCGATTCTCGCTTTGTTGGTTATATCGATgtaggatacttatctgatccgcacaaggcgtgctctcaaacgggttatgtctttaccgtttaaggcaccgcaatatcttggaagtCAATTAAACAAACCTtcgttgccacttcgtctaaccatgctgaaattctcgccttacataaagcaactcgggaatgcttttggttgagagtaaTTGTGAGCCATATTTGAAGCTCACGTGATCTTTACCCCGTCGTTGATGTCTCGATGACGAtctatgaagataatgcagcatgcatcgaacaactcaagaagggttacatcaaaagagacaacaccaagcacaatGCGCtgaagttcttcttctcacatcTACAACAAAAGCATTAGaaaattgaagtcatgcaaatctgttcacaagacaatatggccgacctcttcaccaaatcactactgaATGCGAAGTTTCaggaagcttgttcatggaatttgTATgcataaactttctgagttgtaacattgctagttcTCTTTAGAATCGTGTCAAACTTAGGAGGAAtatcctgaagtatacttgcttgatcctctttttccctacgattaggagcatttttccaactgggtttttgctacctaactaagttttaacgaggcacccaccttgggttgatcatatccctgatgacatcCCATAGATGTTTTATttaactttgcatttctcacgcatttttccttagaccaTGCATTTCTCACACATTCATCTagacaattctacaaacacatctctcttctctctctaccGCCACCTCCCTTctccttgtcagataaaataggctacaacagtaaatatttttttttataaaatctctaaaactcaaataaaatttctcaaattctataaaaaattattaatttataaatCGGTGTCATAAATATCACAAAAACTTTCTCCGGTGGACGccagaagaagaaataaaacaaactcaaaaataCGGAAAATGTTATAAACCTCACGATCTTGCTTTTTGCACGTGTCAACACACGATGGGTAAGTGAATCAGAGGGTCGGCACCCTATACAGTTGCAGTTTTCTGTAACGCGATTCGGCAAATTTCCAATCGCTCGCAGCAAAAAATCCCATTCCAAACACTCAACTTTTACCTCCGACAAATCTcaactctctctcccctccctccctccctccctctctttctctctctagggtTTTGCGTACAAATCGGATATGGCCGGCACTGGGATCCACCCGTACCACCAGCAATGGCAGCCCGCAGCCGCCGCTCCTCCGCCTCCCCCTCCGGCTGTTGGCTCTAtagctcctcctcctcctcaccaCCTCGTCGACAACCCCAACCGACCCCTTACCGATGAGGTTCGCACCATATTCATCACTGGTCTTCCTGAGGAtgtgaaggagagagagatacaGAACCTCCTGAGATGGTTGCCAGGATACGAGGCCTCGCAGGTCAACAACAAGGGCGAGAAGCCTATGAGTTTCGCGCTCTTTTCCACTGCTCATCAAGCCATTGCTGCCAAAGACGCCCTTCAGGTTAGCTTTGAATAATTTcttactttgaattttaattttgatgtttatgttgaaattttgagtttttgttggATTTTGGGGTTTAGGGTATGATTTTCGATTCGGAGTCGAAGGCTGTGCTGCACACGGAGATGGCAAAGAAGAATCTTTTTGTTAAAAGAGGTGAGGATGGTGATCAATTTGTTACTTTTTGAGTTGAATTCGAGAGTTTTATTGTTTTCGGTATTTTGTTAGGGATCTAGTTCATAGAGTTTTATCTACATTGTGTAGTACTCAATGTATTTGGTTTAAAGTTCAATTTTGTTAGCGGAATAGGAGAGAATTTCCTGTTTCCGGTAATGTGCAAGTATCGGTTCTGTTGCTTATGTTTATCATTACCGCATTATGTTGGTTCAATTTGTAATAACAATGGTTTTTGGTTAGCTTAGAGAGTTTGATTGAATCTTTTGTGACTATCTAATTTGAGTTCGAAACTGTAGGAATTGTAGGCGATACAAGCCCTTATGATCAGAGTAAACGTTTGCGAACTGGTGGTGACTACTCACAGGCTGGCTATAGCAGTCCATCTCCTTttcatcctcctcctccacctgTTTGGGGGCCACACGGGTAATCAAACATTGCTCATCTAATTtcgaaaaaaattgtttctgctgCTCAATAGAGCATATGTTTTCCTTTCCAGATATTTCACATTTTCTCATGTGAATGTTGCTCGTGTGGCCCAGGTATATGGCTCCACCACCTCCTACGTATGATCCATATGGTGGTTATCCTGTTCCTCCAGTACAAAtgcatcctcctcctcctgtaCCAGCACCGAGTAGTTATGTACCTGTTCTGGTAATCCACTATGCTTTGTGTGCGTAAAATGTTGGGTAAAGAGTTTGTGTTTGCATGAACCTCacaaatttccttttttttattctttggattggggtgtgtgtgtggggaGTTGAGATATTGATATTTATCAAGAGATATAGTTTGTCTAGCCATCACTTAGTCAAACAACCACTGTGCCCCTTCTTCtcttgtttatataaatgaatgtatattatatcgaagaagaaaaaaactgaaGTGCAGCCTTAAAATGATATTTAAACTAACTAAGCAGATTAGCtattcatttttacttatttgacTCACAGTTCAaagatttattttcttccctTTATCTAGCTTATTTTGTTTGTGCACTTTCTTTCTTCCTGTTTGCTGTACTTTTGTTGTTTCGCAGTGGCCAATTTTTTCATAACTGTTGGCTGTCCATGATGTAGGAAGCCgataaatataatttgttcTTCTTTATAATGGTTCATGTTTCCTGCAGAACACTAAAGATAACCCACCGTGCAATACCTTATTTATTGGAAATCTGGGAGAGACAATTAATGAGGAAGAACTGAGGGGCCTTTTCAGCTCGTATGAATGTTACATCCCTTACCTTAGGATGTGTTTCATTTCTTTGTTTCATAAGAAAGGTGTCAAGCTAAATATAAATTTTTGGTAATGCAGACAACCTGGATTTAAGCAAATGAAGATCTTAAGACAAGAAAGGCATACTGTTTGTTTCATTGAGTTTGAAGTAAGTAATATTTAGCAATTAAATGCTGTTCATTGACGCTTTCATATTGGGATAAATATTCTGATTGCCTGCCCTTTTCTATATTTACTAAACAGATTTTCTGTATAACCCATGCAGGATGTGAACAGTGCCACCAATGTACACCATGCTTTGCAGGGTGCTGTTATCCCCAGTTCTGGTTCTGTAGGCATGAGAATACAATATCCTTTTGGAATTTTCTTATGGCtgatattttgtttgttgtttATGCAAGTTAATATTAATTGGACTGCAAGTATAAATAAGCATAGGTCAAAATTCGTGCTCACATGTATGTACCTGGTTGCTGGACTGTCTTACATGTATGACTGTGACTAGTTTCTACTTTCTCAAGTCACCTGTAATATTCATGTTTCCAAAACTCTGTTTTCTAGGATGGATTTTTGTTTTGTGGGTTATGCGATCCAATGCTGAGTCAGATCGATCAGGTTCTTGCTCTATTTTTTAATCTAGGTTTCCAGTTGTATAGTTTGTTGGTGCTCTACATAATCACAAAACTTGTCTTAACTTAGTATATGGAGTTTAGCAAATCCTATTTAGTAACGTGCACAAGTCATCTGTTGATGTGCCTTTTCTGTGTGCGTCAGTGTGACTGATTAATGTTACATGAATAAAAGGTTTGAATACCCATTTACGGTTGG
This window harbors:
- the LOC126634608 gene encoding uncharacterized protein LOC126634608 is translated as MAGTGIHPYHQQWQPAAAAPPPPPPAVGSIAPPPPHHLVDNPNRPLTDEVRTIFITGLPEDVKEREIQNLLRWLPGYEASQVNNKGEKPMSFALFSTAHQAIAAKDALQGMIFDSESKAVLHTEMAKKNLFVKRGIVGDTSPYDQSKRLRTGGDYSQAGYSSPSPFHPPPPPVWGPHGYMAPPPPTYDPYGGYPVPPVQMHPPPPVPAPSSYVPVLNTKDNPPCNTLFIGNLGETINEEELRGLFSSQPGFKQMKILRQERHTVCFIEFEDVNSATNVHHALQGAVIPSSGSVGMRIQYSKNPFGKRKDGNHPGAVPAANGAPPAMTYQ